The nucleotide window AGGATAAAGCCTGAATTGTAGAGCCGCTCCGTCAGCCAGAAGCCGCGACCCCAGAATCCCAGCTCGCGCGGGCCGACCGTCGCTGCGAGCAGCGCGGCCAGCACGATGATGGCGGTCGAAGCCGTGTGGGAAGTCACCCACATCGACTTGAGACGCAACGGCAGCGTGTCGAAGATCTTCCAGATTCGCTTGATGAGAGCCTTCAACCCCAGCCCCTCTTTGGCGCGCGCGGGCGCGCTAGATAATTTCGTCCGGAATCAGCCGGCCGCCACAATTGATGCAGAGCTTCAGCCCCGGCCTGTTGCGAACGCCGCATTCGCGGCACAGCAGCTTGTCGCCGTCTTCGTCGATCTCAAGCGGCTCCTCGTCTTCCTCAACCGCGAACGTGCCGATCTTGTCAATGCGCAACCCGCAGGCGTCGCAAAACTTCTCATCGGTCGCATGGACGTGACCGCAATGGTTGCAGGTCACTCCCTTGCCCGCGGCTGCCGGCGCGTCGGGTTTCGGAACCGGGACGACCTGCGGATCGACCGGCGCGGCCTCGATCGAGTCGTCAAGGTCGACGAGCTCGAGCTCTTCTTCACCGACTTCTTCGAGGTCGAGATCGACCTCTTCGAGATCATCCAGTGCCGCGGCTTGCGGCGTGCCCACGGGGGAGGGGACGGGCGGCGGCAGGGTGTCGGGCACCTCCGGCGCTTCCCACTCCAGATCCAGCGTCGCGGGCGCGGCCGGCGCCTTGCTTGCCGCCGGTTGCTTCGCACTCTGTCCGGGAGCTGCGCCCGGGGCGTTGGGTCCGGCTTTGTGCGGGTCGGAACTCACGCGATTGCCTCACTGCCTGATTCTGAAAATGCTGTCCCGGAACCCGGTGGCATTCGGCCGGTTCCAGACTCAGGGAGCCGGCGCGATTGCCGCGACATTCAGACCGAAGACCATCGCATCACTCAGCCGCGAAAACTCGCCGCAACCAT belongs to Chrysiogenia bacterium and includes:
- a CDS encoding zinc ribbon domain-containing protein yields the protein MSSDPHKAGPNAPGAAPGQSAKQPAASKAPAAPATLDLEWEAPEVPDTLPPPVPSPVGTPQAAALDDLEEVDLDLEEVGEEELELVDLDDSIEAAPVDPQVVPVPKPDAPAAAGKGVTCNHCGHVHATDEKFCDACGLRIDKIGTFAVEEDEEPLEIDEDGDKLLCRECGVRNRPGLKLCINCGGRLIPDEII